One genomic segment of Coffea arabica cultivar ET-39 chromosome 6e, Coffea Arabica ET-39 HiFi, whole genome shotgun sequence includes these proteins:
- the LOC140009790 gene encoding uncharacterized protein, translating into MDIMEEDIMEEDITEAPKNKMMKVDRVAGGPLTIPQLKEKWGGRERPEGSFRAFNTFIKGNELVDIGSVWVPWTWSNTCEREGEIRERLDRCLGSVSWVQKFEKANYEHIEKEASDHCLLILDTNPQQRKVKRRFYFDQRWAKDKELDTVIKRAWGVEQHGSRMVRVVRRIKECRLALIKWNRKVKGNAKVKIQELKEKLKVAREEGDPCNNRVIASLKRQLSKAYKDDELLWSQKSRSRWLKEGDKNTGFFPYKCNDKKETKQD; encoded by the exons ATGGACATAATGGAAGAGGACATAATGGAAGAGGACATAACAGAAGCTCCTAAAAATAAGATGATGAAAGTGGACAGGGTTGCTG GAGgccccttgacaattccccaACTGAAGGAG AAAtggggagggagagagaggcCAGAGGGAAGCTTTAGGGCCTTTAATACCTTCATTAAAGGGAATGAACTAGTGGATATAGGGTCTGTGTGGGTACCATGGACTTGGAGTAATACGTGCGAGAGGGAGGGAGAAATAAGGGAGAGATTGGATAGGTGCTTAGGCAGTGTTAGTTGGGtgcagaaatttgagaaagCTAACTATGAACATATTGAAAAGGAGGCATCTGATCACTGCCTTCTAATCCTGGATACAAACCCACAACAAAGGAAAGTGAAGAGAAGATTCTATTTTGATCAAAGATGGGCAAAGGACAAAGAATTAGATACAGTAATCAAAAGAGCATGGGGGGTGGAACAACATGGATCAAGAATGGTCAGAGTGGTAAGAAGGATAAAGGAGTGCAGACTAGCTTTGATCAAATGGAATAGAAAAGTGAAAGGTAATGCAAAGGTAAAGATCCAAGAGCTCAAGGAGAAACTGAAAGTAGCAAGAGAGGAAGGTGATCCATGCAATAATAGAGTCATTGCATCCCTGAAAAGACAATTAAGTAAAGCTTACAAGGATGATGAGCTGCTATGGAGTCAGAAATCAAGAAGCAGATGGCTTAAAGAGGGGGACAAGAATACAGGTTTTTTTCCATATAAGTGTAATGACAAAAAGGAAACGAAACAGGATTAG